One window of Aerosakkonema funiforme FACHB-1375 genomic DNA carries:
- a CDS encoding Uma2 family endonuclease, whose protein sequence is MVVQKSLFPSDTIPPLENGDRLTRHEFEKRYQAMPHIKAELIEGVVYMSSPVRARRHGEPHSHIIGWLFVYCAATPGVMLCDNATVRLDLDNEPQPDALLRLDPSVGGQSRISDDDYIEGAPELIVEIAASTASYDLHDKLRVYRRNGVQEYLVWKVNEKELNWFRLREGEYVQLEADTNGVIRSEVFPGLWLAVAALITGDLARVLAVVQEGLATAEHGNFVNRLSGS, encoded by the coding sequence ATGGTCGTACAAAAATCCCTATTCCCCTCCGACACTATACCACCCCTGGAAAATGGCGACAGACTAACTCGGCATGAGTTCGAGAAGCGCTATCAAGCAATGCCCCATATCAAAGCTGAATTAATTGAAGGAGTGGTTTATATGTCCTCACCAGTGCGTGCTAGAAGACACGGTGAACCCCATAGTCATATTATTGGCTGGTTATTTGTCTATTGTGCCGCTACCCCAGGCGTTATGCTATGCGACAACGCCACCGTGCGTCTAGATTTGGACAACGAACCACAACCAGATGCACTCCTGCGATTAGATCCTAGTGTAGGCGGTCAATCTCGCATTAGCGATGATGATTATATTGAAGGTGCGCCGGAATTAATTGTCGAGATAGCAGCTAGCACTGCTTCTTACGATTTGCATGACAAATTAAGAGTTTATCGTCGGAATGGAGTACAGGAATATTTAGTCTGGAAAGTTAATGAAAAAGAATTAAATTGGTTTAGATTGCGGGAAGGCGAATACGTGCAATTAGAAGCAGATACAAATGGTGTAATTCGCAGCGAAGTATTTCCAGGTTTGTGGTTAGCTGTAGCGGCGTTAATAACGGGAGATTTAGCGCGAGTTTTGGCGGTAGTGCAGGAAGGTTTGGCAACCGCAGAACATGGTAATTTTGTGAATAGGTTGAGTGGGAGCTAG
- a CDS encoding DUF6888 family protein, producing MTAAQTLKCFLVCCDLTRMYLPIFLVRLDERTGNVFILAGEEIEVVIDRNGEFVKNDETEF from the coding sequence CTGACAGCAGCACAGACTTTAAAATGTTTCCTTGTTTGTTGCGACTTAACAAGGATGTATCTGCCTATTTTTCTAGTACGCCTCGACGAACGCACGGGTAATGTATTTATTTTAGCTGGTGAAGAAATCGAAGTAGTAATTGACCGTAATGGGGAGTTTGTGAAAAATGACGAAACCGAATTTTAA
- a CDS encoding DUF6887 family protein, with translation MTKPNFKSMSKKELRAYVLAHRDDDDAFYAYADKTYEENAALNAAVIEWLQHQYPQVAIAKVPETSSKFIMTDSNNHQKLIRIQMMTASLPTQKLFIEHLITDINKDKYLDKVSIVTIFVSKNESKAIDLQREIEEVKFSDRTNSAQIVGYLEESGNFRNI, from the coding sequence ATGACGAAACCGAATTTTAAATCAATGTCCAAAAAAGAATTGCGTGCTTATGTGCTTGCTCATCGAGATGACGACGATGCTTTCTATGCTTACGCAGATAAGACATACGAAGAAAATGCGGCATTAAATGCAGCAGTTATTGAATGGCTACAGCATCAGTATCCCCAGGTAGCGATAGCCAAAGTACCGGAAACATCTTCTAAGTTTATTATGACAGATTCAAACAATCATCAAAAGTTGATAAGAATTCAAATGATGACAGCTTCATTGCCTACTCAAAAGCTGTTTATAGAACATTTAATTACCGATATAAATAAGGATAAATATCTAGATAAAGTTAGCATAGTAACAATTTTTGTAAGTAAAAATGAAAGCAAAGCTATTGATTTACAACGAGAAATAGAAGAGGTAAAATTTAGCGATCGCACCAACTCAGCCCAAATAGTTGGGTATCTAGAAGAATCAGGCAATTTTCGGAACATTTGA
- a CDS encoding type II toxin-antitoxin system RelE family toxin, translated as MQPKIAAQIAKKVLALNVDPLPADSKELIGYPGYYRVDSGEYRSVYRFNADEDLVEIILVGKRNDDEVYKKLEHLF; from the coding sequence TTGCAACCGAAGATTGCCGCTCAAATTGCTAAAAAAGTATTGGCGCTGAATGTCGATCCTTTGCCTGCTGATAGCAAAGAATTAATTGGTTATCCTGGTTATTATCGGGTAGATAGTGGCGAATATCGGAGCGTTTATCGATTTAATGCCGATGAAGACTTGGTAGAGATAATTTTGGTTGGCAAGCGCAATGATGATGAAGTGTATAAAAAACTGGAGCATCTTTTCTGA
- the pdhA gene encoding pyruvate dehydrogenase (acetyl-transferring) E1 component subunit alpha, giving the protein MVMERTAPVFDSSQVQITKEEGLRLYEDMVLGRFFEDKCAEMYYRGKMFGFVHLYNGQEAVSTGVIKSLRQDRDFVSSTYRDHVHALSAGVPAREVMAELFGKATGCSKGRGGSMHMFSGEHNLLGGYAFVAEGIPVATGAAFQSKYRREVMGDASADQVTACFFGDGAANNGQFFECLNMAALWKLPILYVVENNKWAIGMAHERATSVPEIYTKAAAFGMAGVEVDGMDVLAVRQVALEAIARARAGEGPTVIEALTYRFRGHSLADPDELRSKEEKDFWFTRDPIKKLAAYLTEKNLAFEDELKAIDKKIQAVIDDAVKFAEESPEPDPSELYRFIFAEDE; this is encoded by the coding sequence ATGGTTATGGAACGAACTGCACCTGTTTTTGACTCTTCACAAGTACAAATAACTAAGGAAGAAGGACTGCGGCTTTACGAGGACATGGTTTTGGGGCGCTTCTTTGAGGATAAGTGCGCTGAAATGTACTATCGGGGCAAAATGTTTGGTTTTGTTCACTTGTACAACGGTCAAGAGGCTGTGTCTACTGGTGTGATCAAATCTTTACGCCAAGATCGGGATTTTGTTTCCAGCACTTATCGCGATCACGTCCACGCTTTGAGTGCTGGTGTACCTGCGCGTGAGGTGATGGCAGAATTGTTCGGTAAGGCGACTGGTTGCTCGAAAGGTCGCGGCGGTTCGATGCACATGTTCTCTGGGGAACATAATTTATTGGGCGGTTATGCTTTTGTGGCGGAAGGCATTCCCGTTGCTACTGGTGCGGCGTTTCAATCTAAGTATCGCCGGGAAGTGATGGGAGATGCCAGTGCTGACCAGGTGACGGCTTGTTTTTTTGGAGATGGTGCTGCTAATAACGGTCAGTTTTTTGAGTGCTTGAATATGGCGGCTCTGTGGAAGCTGCCGATTCTCTATGTGGTGGAAAATAATAAGTGGGCGATCGGTATGGCTCACGAGCGTGCAACTTCTGTTCCGGAAATTTATACCAAAGCTGCTGCCTTCGGTATGGCGGGTGTGGAAGTTGACGGGATGGATGTGTTGGCGGTACGACAAGTTGCACTGGAAGCGATCGCTCGCGCTCGTGCCGGTGAAGGCCCTACTGTCATTGAAGCCCTTACTTATCGTTTCCGGGGTCACTCTTTAGCTGACCCGGATGAACTTCGCTCTAAGGAGGAGAAGGACTTCTGGTTTACCCGCGATCCGATTAAGAAGTTGGCGGCTTATTTGACTGAGAAAAATTTGGCTTTTGAGGATGAATTGAAGGCGATCGACAAGAAGATTCAAGCTGTAATTGATGATGCTGTGAAGTTTGCCGAGGAAAGTCCCGAACCCGATCCGAGCGAATTATATCGCTTCATTTTTGCCGAAGACGAATAG
- a CDS encoding IMS domain-containing protein, protein MRIPLDYYRILGVPIQASAEQLQQAYGDRIQQMPRREYSEMAIAARKQLLDEAYAVLRDPEERRAYDASFLANTYTPGGFNPPSATATDSSVKSISLEQQAEPPLTASSVSTVGSPYPAPTIEIEEDEFIGALLILQELGEYELVLKLGRSYLNNGYVELEKSRFGDPKIIGQDIVLTFALACLELGREQWQQRRYEDAANTLNEGQELLLRHGVFALVRGEIQADLYKLRPYRVLELLGLPEEKIQQRRPGLLLLREMLQERGGMDGTGDDRSGLSVDDFLRFIQQLRPYLTSAEQQTLFEEEARRPSAVATYLAVYALLARGFIQRQPTLIRRAKLMLMRLGKRQDVHLEQAVCALLLGQTQEASHALEFSGEYESLAFIREHSQGAPDLLPGLCLYSERWLQTEVFPHFRDLAKEKVSLKDYFADEQLQTSLEALPATDATEWEVMGSSRPSPTSTAGSPNFEDTPTDGGTESQSETVWGLKNQIQRTKDIIASKSVQESAANLNGIPRPTPIAERSNLKASHPTTLQNTTSSSVQTLPEAERVEPKVTERNSTSLPEMQSYAATTAPGRASTRQAVSESAANDPGESPVGVREFTSPGYPPRQSSGTKRTTRGNRWSKLNLRNLLFWQNSSSQPAGVKSPVSKQIPLKWLLVGVVGFGVFVLFFIWARNTVFSKQPQPTPQPVVQVEPSPSPTPTNDTSLLSQPGPMTKEVAQQAIETWLSTKTKAFGPDHQVDLLKEILANPALSRSQTLGETLRRQNRHREYKHNLDVDSIDIRQLDPNKARVEAQVSESAQYFQGNKLNRTESYDSNLRVRYELVRQNGQWRIRDMRVLP, encoded by the coding sequence GTGCGTATTCCACTGGACTATTACCGGATTTTGGGTGTGCCGATACAGGCTTCTGCGGAACAGTTGCAGCAAGCTTATGGCGATCGCATCCAGCAAATGCCAAGACGCGAATATTCGGAGATGGCGATCGCTGCCCGCAAACAACTGCTGGACGAAGCCTACGCCGTCCTCCGCGATCCAGAAGAGCGTCGCGCTTACGATGCTAGTTTCCTCGCCAACACCTACACTCCTGGCGGATTTAATCCGCCATCGGCCACTGCCACAGACTCGTCGGTAAAAAGTATTTCATTAGAACAACAGGCAGAGCCACCACTAACGGCTTCATCTGTCTCTACGGTTGGGAGCCCTTACCCCGCTCCTACTATTGAAATTGAAGAAGACGAATTCATCGGTGCCCTACTCATTTTGCAAGAGTTGGGAGAATACGAACTGGTATTGAAGCTGGGCCGCTCCTATCTCAACAATGGCTATGTCGAACTCGAAAAAAGCCGATTTGGAGATCCCAAAATCATCGGACAGGATATCGTCTTAACCTTCGCCCTAGCTTGTTTGGAATTGGGCCGAGAACAATGGCAGCAACGTCGATACGAAGATGCAGCCAACACTCTCAACGAAGGTCAAGAATTGCTGTTGCGCCACGGCGTATTTGCTCTAGTGCGGGGAGAAATCCAAGCCGACCTCTACAAACTGCGGCCCTATCGAGTTTTAGAGTTATTGGGGCTGCCCGAAGAAAAAATACAACAGCGACGCCCAGGATTGCTGTTATTGCGAGAAATGCTGCAAGAAAGAGGCGGCATGGATGGCACAGGCGACGATCGATCCGGACTGAGCGTTGATGACTTTCTGCGCTTTATCCAGCAACTGCGTCCCTATCTTACCTCAGCCGAGCAGCAGACTCTGTTTGAAGAAGAAGCCCGTCGTCCCTCCGCTGTAGCTACTTATCTGGCAGTTTATGCCCTATTGGCACGCGGGTTCATTCAGCGACAACCAACCCTGATCCGGCGAGCCAAGCTGATGCTGATGCGTCTGGGCAAGCGCCAAGACGTGCATCTGGAACAAGCTGTTTGTGCGCTACTGCTGGGACAAACTCAAGAAGCTTCTCATGCCCTGGAATTTTCTGGAGAATACGAATCGTTAGCCTTCATTCGCGAACATTCTCAAGGCGCTCCGGATTTGTTGCCGGGACTTTGTTTGTACAGCGAACGCTGGTTGCAAACAGAAGTGTTTCCGCATTTCCGCGACTTGGCGAAGGAAAAGGTGTCCCTGAAGGATTACTTCGCCGACGAGCAGTTGCAAACTAGCCTGGAAGCACTGCCCGCTACAGATGCAACTGAGTGGGAAGTGATGGGATCTTCTCGACCATCGCCGACATCAACAGCTGGCTCACCCAATTTTGAGGATACCCCGACAGATGGGGGTACAGAATCGCAAAGCGAAACTGTATGGGGTCTGAAAAACCAGATCCAGCGAACTAAAGATATCATCGCATCAAAATCGGTTCAAGAATCGGCAGCTAATTTGAATGGAATTCCTCGCCCTACGCCAATTGCAGAACGATCGAACCTGAAAGCATCCCATCCCACTACTTTACAAAACACTACTTCCAGCAGCGTTCAAACCTTGCCAGAGGCTGAGCGGGTCGAGCCGAAAGTGACGGAACGCAACTCTACTTCTTTACCAGAGATGCAGTCATACGCAGCAACGACTGCTCCGGGTCGTGCTTCGACGCGCCAAGCTGTTTCTGAGTCAGCGGCAAATGACCCAGGCGAATCTCCAGTTGGAGTCAGGGAGTTTACCAGCCCAGGCTACCCTCCCAGACAAAGTTCGGGAACGAAGCGAACTACACGCGGGAATCGCTGGTCTAAGTTAAATCTGCGGAATTTGCTTTTCTGGCAAAACAGCAGTTCTCAGCCAGCTGGGGTGAAGTCGCCAGTCAGCAAACAGATACCGCTAAAGTGGTTGCTGGTTGGTGTGGTTGGATTTGGAGTGTTTGTGCTTTTCTTTATTTGGGCTCGCAACACCGTTTTCTCAAAACAGCCACAGCCTACACCGCAGCCAGTGGTGCAAGTTGAGCCATCGCCCTCACCTACTCCCACAAATGATACTTCTTTATTAAGTCAACCTGGCCCTATGACAAAAGAAGTTGCCCAGCAAGCGATCGAAACTTGGTTATCGACGAAAACAAAAGCTTTCGGGCCAGACCACCAAGTCGATCTGTTAAAGGAAATTTTAGCCAATCCAGCTTTGTCTCGATCGCAAACCTTGGGGGAAACGCTCAGGAGACAAAACAGGCATCGAGAGTACAAACACAACCTTGATGTTGATTCGATCGACATCCGTCAGCTCGATCCGAACAAAGCCAGAGTGGAAGCACAAGTGAGCGAATCAGCACAATACTTTCAGGGCAACAAACTCAATCGCACCGAATCCTACGATTCCAACCTGCGCGTTCGTTATGAGTTAGTGCGCCAAAACGGTCAGTGGCGCATACGCGATATGCGGGTCTTGCCATAA
- a CDS encoding zinc ribbon domain-containing protein, with translation MPLSARIFKCGNCGIELDRDFNASVNLEHWHPIIDYPLTVSSTGIACGGSHQLNGDRTPGCYAKFMSYPVQMKSDRLSFTIYIK, from the coding sequence ATGCCATTGTCAGCACGAATATTCAAATGTGGTAACTGTGGCATTGAACTAGATCGGGATTTTAATGCCAGTGTGAATTTAGAACACTGGCATCCCATAATTGATTATCCTTTAACCGTCAGTTCGACGGGGATTGCCTGTGGAGGGTCACACCAACTTAATGGCGATCGAACTCCAGGCTGCTATGCTAAATTCATGTCTTACCCGGTGCAAATGAAAAGCGATCGGCTAAGCTTTACTATCTATATAAAGTAA
- a CDS encoding FkbM family methyltransferase: MPVFLKSLKQNGHLERIHITVCIVGSRKIEGRDDYGSQGWDIFAPNLSIYGLDADPEACEQANADIEARQVNWTEKHIPLALWNCEGSFPIYVTNFPGCSSLYPPNESYLERFQEQNLDWHKLVATVEIETTTLDNFCATEGINEIDFLQLDVQGAEKQVLEGGIKILEKSIISLKTEVEFNYLYVGQPLFSDIDIYLRDKGFRLFDLSLEGRAVRKDSLISSSVHPGTLFVGNAFYFRDLVQGNVANNPNTPEKMFKLACLADMLEFTDYALEILAYLTRNYGNDKNYNFAREIVESLSQIPPLVEKGLDSLPIIVEMRSYLT; the protein is encoded by the coding sequence ATGCCAGTCTTCCTTAAGAGCTTAAAACAAAACGGTCATTTAGAGCGAATTCATATTACGGTCTGTATTGTTGGCTCTCGTAAAATAGAAGGACGAGATGACTATGGCTCTCAAGGATGGGACATTTTTGCACCCAATCTCAGTATTTATGGATTGGATGCCGATCCAGAAGCTTGCGAACAAGCTAACGCGGATATTGAAGCTCGACAAGTAAATTGGACAGAAAAACATATTCCGTTAGCTCTTTGGAATTGTGAAGGAAGTTTTCCGATTTATGTTACTAACTTTCCTGGGTGCAGCTCTTTATATCCCCCTAATGAATCTTACTTAGAGCGTTTCCAAGAACAGAATTTAGATTGGCATAAGTTAGTTGCCACAGTGGAAATAGAAACGACTACTTTAGACAATTTTTGTGCAACAGAGGGAATTAATGAAATTGATTTTCTCCAACTAGACGTGCAGGGAGCAGAAAAGCAGGTTTTAGAAGGAGGAATTAAAATTTTAGAAAAAAGTATAATTTCCTTGAAAACAGAAGTAGAATTTAATTATTTGTACGTCGGTCAACCACTTTTTAGTGACATAGATATCTATCTAAGGGATAAAGGGTTTAGGCTTTTTGATTTGTCTTTAGAAGGACGTGCTGTTCGTAAAGATTCCCTGATTTCTTCATCTGTACATCCGGGAACACTATTTGTGGGAAATGCTTTTTACTTCCGGGATTTAGTTCAAGGTAATGTGGCAAATAACCCGAACACCCCAGAAAAGATGTTCAAATTGGCTTGTCTTGCCGATATGTTGGAATTTACTGACTATGCTTTGGAAATATTGGCATATTTGACTCGTAATTATGGAAATGATAAAAATTATAATTTTGCCAGAGAAATCGTTGAAAGTTTATCTCAAATCCCCCCCTTAGTAGAAAAGGGATTAGATTCGCTGCCTATTATTGTTGAAATGAGGAGTTACCTTACATAA
- a CDS encoding FkbM family methyltransferase: MSVFLKSLKKSGHLDRIHMTLCIVGSRKLENQDDYGTQGWNIFAPNLTIYGFDADPEACDRANADLEARQVNWVEKHIPLALWNCEGTFPLYVTNFTGCSSLYPPNESYVERFSGYLDLFKLITTVEIDTTTLDNFCASEGIEEIDFIHLDVQGAELQVLEGASSVLERSVLAVMTEVNFTELYINQPLFSDVDVYLRKQGFTLGDLAITTGRGCRTISPIIYKLHPGFLLWADAFYFRDLIRTDVFHNISTPARILKLACIADVLNFTDYALELLAYLTRNYGDDKNYNFAKNIIDTLSTIPEAIQQGLDSLPIIVEMRNYVR, encoded by the coding sequence ATGTCAGTCTTTCTTAAGAGCTTAAAAAAAAGCGGTCATTTAGATCGAATTCACATGACCTTGTGTATTGTCGGTTCGCGTAAGCTGGAAAACCAAGATGATTATGGTACTCAAGGTTGGAATATTTTTGCACCTAATTTAACTATCTACGGATTTGACGCCGATCCAGAAGCTTGCGATCGTGCCAACGCCGATCTGGAAGCTCGACAAGTAAATTGGGTTGAAAAGCATATTCCTCTGGCTCTTTGGAATTGTGAGGGTACTTTTCCTTTGTATGTTACCAATTTTACCGGATGCAGTTCTTTATATCCTCCTAATGAATCTTATGTAGAGCGATTCAGTGGATATTTAGATTTGTTCAAATTAATTACCACTGTAGAAATCGATACCACGACTTTAGATAATTTTTGTGCGTCGGAAGGAATTGAGGAAATTGATTTTATACACCTTGATGTGCAGGGGGCAGAGCTTCAGGTTTTAGAAGGAGCTTCTAGCGTTTTAGAACGCAGTGTTTTAGCTGTTATGACTGAAGTAAACTTTACCGAGCTATATATAAATCAACCCCTATTTAGCGATGTAGATGTATATTTAAGAAAGCAAGGATTTACTCTGGGAGATTTGGCGATTACGACTGGAAGAGGTTGCCGGACAATATCACCAATTATTTATAAGTTACATCCCGGATTTTTATTGTGGGCAGATGCCTTTTACTTTCGCGACCTGATTAGAACGGATGTGTTTCACAATATAAGCACACCCGCTCGAATTTTGAAATTGGCTTGCATTGCTGATGTGTTGAATTTTACCGATTATGCTTTGGAATTATTGGCATATTTGACTCGTAATTATGGGGATGACAAAAATTATAATTTTGCCAAAAATATTATTGATACTCTATCCACGATACCAGAAGCGATACAACAGGGATTAGATTCATTACCGATTATTGTTGAAATGAGGAATTACGTTAGGTAA
- a CDS encoding DUF2358 domain-containing protein, protein MDIIEILKEDYQRFPFDQTYSIYAEDVYFQDPLNKFRGLDRYKQTIAFIRTWFVDPKLDLHDIRRQDDAIETRWTLSWNTPLPWKPRIAISGWSELRLNAEGSIVSHIDYWNCSRLDVLKQHLFPLKTR, encoded by the coding sequence ATGGACATAATTGAAATCCTCAAAGAGGACTACCAAAGATTCCCTTTTGACCAAACTTACAGCATCTACGCTGAAGATGTTTATTTTCAAGATCCACTTAACAAATTTCGCGGTCTAGATCGTTACAAGCAGACGATCGCCTTTATCCGCACCTGGTTTGTTGACCCCAAACTGGATTTACATGATATTCGCCGCCAGGATGATGCGATCGAAACTCGCTGGACGTTAAGTTGGAATACACCCCTGCCGTGGAAACCCCGCATCGCTATTTCTGGCTGGAGCGAGTTGCGACTTAACGCCGAAGGGTCGATCGTTTCCCACATCGATTACTGGAACTGTTCCCGCCTGGATGTTCTCAAGCAGCACCTATTTCCATTAAAGACTCGTTGA
- a CDS encoding 2OG-Fe(II) oxygenase: MTAEDIVTNFIEIYDNALDADICHQIIEKFETSDKIVRGRTGQGVDLNKKDSYDLTITGLYEWRNLHSLVVTNTFAYLKQYLRKYIFALVGAISPGILDPISGKVVTLTHENFAQYEALWMDETIQKIYRPSWINVQKYIKGMGGYHHWHSEIYPHPREADDEPLRRVLFFQYYLNTVNEGGETEFFYQNLKVKPQQGRLAIAPAGFTHTHKGNVPFSEDKYILTSWIIFEKAEKIYGQKKLL, encoded by the coding sequence CAAATTTTATTGAAATTTACGATAATGCCTTAGATGCAGATATTTGCCATCAGATTATCGAAAAGTTTGAAACCAGCGACAAGATAGTGCGCGGACGCACAGGACAAGGTGTCGATTTAAATAAAAAAGATAGCTACGACCTTACGATCACAGGTCTTTATGAATGGAGAAATCTTCATAGCTTGGTTGTAACTAATACATTCGCATATCTGAAACAATATCTGCGGAAGTACATTTTTGCCCTCGTCGGCGCGATATCTCCTGGAATACTCGATCCGATTTCCGGCAAAGTTGTCACCCTCACTCACGAAAATTTTGCACAATACGAGGCGTTATGGATGGATGAAACCATCCAAAAAATTTATCGACCTTCTTGGATCAACGTCCAAAAGTATATAAAAGGTATGGGAGGTTATCACCATTGGCATTCTGAAATTTACCCCCACCCTCGTGAAGCGGATGACGAACCGCTGCGGCGAGTTCTATTTTTTCAGTACTATTTGAACACCGTAAATGAAGGTGGGGAAACAGAATTTTTTTACCAAAATTTGAAAGTGAAGCCTCAACAAGGAAGACTTGCGATCGCTCCTGCTGGGTTTACACATACCCATAAAGGTAATGTGCCGTTTTCAGAAGACAAATATATCTTAACTTCTTGGATAATTTTTGAAAAAGCTGAGAAGATTTACGGGCAAAAGAAACTTCTGTAA